One Falco peregrinus isolate bFalPer1 chromosome 6, bFalPer1.pri, whole genome shotgun sequence DNA segment encodes these proteins:
- the RAP1B gene encoding ras-related protein Rap-1b, with product MREYKLVVLGSGGVGKSALTVQFVQGIFVEKYDPTIEDSYRKQVEVDAQQCMLEILDTAGTEQFTAMRDLYMKNGQGFALVYSITAQSTFNDLQDLREQILRVKDTDDVPMILVGNKCDLEDERVVGKEQGQNLARQWNNCAFLESSAKSKINVNEIFYDLVRQINRKTPVPGKARKKSSCQLL from the exons ATGCGTGAATACAAGCTAGTGGTTCTTGGTTCTGGAGGTGTTGGAAAGTCTGCTCTG ACTGTACAGTTTGTTCAAGGAATATTTGTTGAAAAATACGATCCTACGATAGAAGACTCCTACAGAAAG CAAGTTGAAGTAGATGCACAACAGTGTATGCTTGAAATCTTAGATACTGCAGGAACG gAACAGTTTACAGCAATGAGAGACCTATACATGAAAAATGGACAAGGTTTTGCATTAGTATATTCCATCACAGCACAGTCCACTTTTAATGATTTACAGGATCTAAGAGAACAGATTCTTCGAGTCAAAGACACTGATGAT GTGCCTATGATTCTGGTTGGCAATAAGTGTGACTTGGAAGATGAAAGAGTTGTGGGAAAGGAACAAGGTCAGAACCTAGCAAGGCAATGGAATAACTGTGCATTCTTAGAGTCTTCTGCAAAATCAAAGATAAATGTTAATGAG atcTTTTATGACCTTGTGCgacaaattaacagaaaaactCCAGTGCCTGGAAAAGCACGCAAAAAGTCATCATGTCAGCTACTTTAA